A genome region from Drosophila simulans strain w501 chromosome 2R, Prin_Dsim_3.1, whole genome shotgun sequence includes the following:
- the LOC6736094 gene encoding uncharacterized protein LOC6736094: MAPAILFLVSTYLIVVTRGSLNCPTVRSNPLQFHLVRQCQRAAADEALALENTSSLQECTDLAHALRGLALNYAPGGPKRRLNSFDQRSFGKQGDKEQRIRSRLSVFEQPGQFFNCHVLKCPQNNTFSGMVNDSRFDYYSLYGRPTVVRNYSCIPEVGLFVVYTQPSAYLNASLTCSNSSEFTGSLAHIASEHRTNLLAQWLVEFNRKSQSQAEGNVYLAYVGLVYNSSTSLSPLDFRNAQRESLQCFLYRAWDGGHPRVGGELGNASCVALTPQGTWQTLNCDRELPFICEIHTARSTFAWEQSSSELDIGPNAVFDCFNDRV; this comes from the exons ATGGCGCCCGCCATCCTGTTTCTTGTGTCTACCTATCTGATCGTTGTGACGAGGGGCTCCTTGAATTGTCCCACTGTGAGGTCGAACCCGCTGCAGTTCCACCTGGTTCGCCAGTGCCAACGAGCTGCAGCTGATGAAGCTCTGGCCCTGGAAAACACATCCTCTCTGCAGGAATGTACTGATCTGGCGCATGCGCTGCGGGGGCTGGCCTTGAACTACGCTCCAGGAGGACCGAAAAGGAGGCTAAATTCATTTGATCAGAGGTCCTTTGGAAAGCAGGGCGACAAGGAGCAGCGCATTCGAAGTCGTTTGAGTGTCTTCGAACAACCAGGGCAGTTCTTCAACTGCCACGTCCTGAAGTGTCCTCAGAATAACACATTTTCAGGGATGGTCAACGACAGTCGCTTCGATTACTACAGCTTATATGGAAGGCCAACAG TCGTAAGGAACTACAGCTGCATACCGGAGGTTGGACTCTTCGTGGTGTATACTCAGCCCAGTGCCTACTTGAATGCCTCACTGACCTGTTCCAACTCCTCGGAGTTCACTGGTAGTCTGGCCCACATCGCCTCCGAACACAGAACCAATTTATTGGCCCAATGGCTAGTGGAATTCAACAGAAAATCCCAGTCTCAGGCAGAAGGCAATGTCTATCTGGCCTATGTGGGTTTGGTCTACAACAGCTCAACGTCCTTGAGCCCACTGGACTTCAGGAACGCCCAACGGGAGAGCTTGCAGTGCTTTCTTTACAGAGCCTGGGATGGCGGTCATCCTCGAGTTGG TGGTGAGCTGGGCAACGCCAGCTGCGTGGCCTTGACGCCGCAGGGAACCTGGCAAACCCTGAACTGCGACCGGGAGCTGCCCTTTATCTGCGAAATCCACACGGCCCGGTCAACTTTCGCATGGGAGCAGTCCAGTTCCGAGCTGGACATAGGCCCAAATGCAGTCTTCGACTGCTTCAACGACCGAGTCTGA
- the LOC6736095 gene encoding putative ATP synthase subunit f, mitochondrial, with product MAFGDYPAEYNPKVHGPYDPARFYGKADVPFGQVKLGEIGAWLGRRNKTPNALAGAVSRAWWRWQHKYVFPKRAGIAPFFQLTVASMTFFYLINYTKLKHHRNYKYH from the exons ATGGCATTCGGTGACTATCCAGCTGAGTACAACCCCAAGGTGCACGGGCCCTACGACCCCGCTCGCTTCTACGGCAAAG CCGATGTGCCCTTCGGCCAGGTGAAGCTGGGCGAGATCGGCGCCTGGCTGGGACGCCGCAACAAGACCCCCAACGCGTTGGCCGGAGCCGTGAGCCGTGCCTGGTGGCGCTGGCAGCACAAGTACGTGTTCCCGAAGCGCGCCGGGATCGCTCCCTTCTTCCAGCTGACCGTCGCTAGCATGACGTTCTTCTATCTGATTAACTACACCAAGTTGAAGCACCACAGGAACTACAAGTACCACTAA
- the LOC6736096 gene encoding uncharacterized protein LOC6736096 produces MKLEESLTKGASSPPEDDDEDEKVELKPQKSSSSTVDEGAENAEDAAEDAGEKEGAGGKKKGTRKKRSLNWEEAERGLLLEVIKSKVAFVENRSVDAKSIKAKRLAWSQITKQFNALNFRHRLLEQIQVQWRSMKNSAKREHQQKHPKTEALEGMRMIEFLEEMQKDPVTSRSQTRSANTNGSLKKELLDIDEDEDMPLAALPNSTNASEDTLQTSTIAIPSPPPSTAGGDGDSQQEGNPAQLPAQRRKRTKAKQSPSGAKTETSAETGEENEKGVGPPRKRRQRNLSQAQSLLSDENEATTNAAPSATPVADTNSQSLDLVAATEVEQKYKQDLFRLLKQARLAEIDYARREHEQKLRFEQMEQEVKMAYYRQEQDLKLRHMREEHDIRLRQQRREHEARLGIYSLKSGGLNGSIQDQSSAKCNAKADYNNVHEVGPSTSAEGALALNAACN; encoded by the exons atgaaacTGGAGGAGTCGCTGACCAAGGGAGCCTCCTCTCCGCcggaggacgacgacgaggacgagaaGGTGGAGCTGAAGCCGCAGAAGTCGAGCAGCTCCACCGTTGACGAGGGGGCGGAGAACGCGGAGGATGCGGCCGAGGATGCTGGCGAGAAGGAAGGCGCGGGTGGCAAGAAGAAGGGCACGCGCAAGAAACGCTCCCTCAACTGGGAGGAGGCGGAGAGGGGGCTGCTCCTTGAGGTCATCAAGTCCAAGGTGGCCTTCGTGGAGAACCGGAGCGTGGACGCCAAGAGCATAAAGGCCAAGCGTCTGGCCTGGTCGCAGATCACCAAGCA GTTCAATGCCCTTAACTTCCGCCATCGCCTGCTGGAGCAGATCCAGGTGCAGTGGCGTAGCATGAAAAACTCCGCCAAGCGGGAGCACCAGCAGAAGCATCCGAAGACGGAGGCCCTGGAAGGCATGCGGATGATCGAGTTCCTGGAGGAGATGCAGAAGGATCCGGTCACCTCGCGTAGTCAGACACGCAGCGCGAACACAAACGGCTCCCTTAAGAAGGAGCTCTTGGACATCGACGAGGACGAAGACATGCCGCTGGCCGCTCTGCCGAACTCCACGAACGCCAGCGAGGACACGCTGCAGACCTCCACAATAGCCATCCCCTCGCCACCGCCCTCCACCGCTGGCGGAGACGGGGACTCCCAGCAGGAGGGAAATCCCGCCCAGCTGCCAGCCCAGCGACGCAAGCGGACCAAGGCCAAGCAGTCGCCCTCGGGCGCCAAGACAGAAACGTCCGCCGAAACGGGGGAGGAGAACGAAAAGGGCGTAGGCCCACCACGAAAGCGGCGACAAAGGAAT CTCTCACAGGCCCAGTCGCTGCTGTCAGACGAGAACGAAGCCACCACCAACGCAGCTCCGAGCGCCACCCCAGTTGCGGACACAAATAGCCAGTCCTTAGATCTGGTCGCCGCCACGGAGGTGGAGCAGAAGTACAAGCAGGACCTGTTCAGGCTGCTCAAGCAGGCCCGCCTGGCCGAGATCGACTACGCCCGGCGGGAGCACGAGCAGAAGCTGCGCTTCGAGCAGATGGAGCAGGAGGTCAAGATGGCCTACTAccggcaggagcaggacctcAAGCTGCGGCACATGCGCGAGGAGCACGACATCCGGCTGCGGCAGCAACGACGGGAGCACGAGGCGCGCCTGGGGATCTACTCGCTGAAGAGCGGTGGCCTGAACGGAAGCATACAGGATCAGAGTTCAGCAAAGTGCAATGCCAAAGCGGACTACAACAATGTCCACGAGGTCGGGCCATCGACCAGTGCGGAGGGGGCGCTGGCGCTCAATGCCGCCTGCAACTAG
- the LOC6736097 gene encoding uncharacterized protein LOC6736097, translated as MKDLDGSLDTLENARFNYVYMKDIARLAKDSIFSHNELISIVMLYHKFVLVNGPRARYMTIQQLSALMELLFEIVDRDLIATIVYRIAHTPGSRPPDFFSDKHIHLESFVRLFTVYFTKDLQLKMEFAFSVYDKSDSKQLNGEQVGFFVGKFFESEDEDESIELRLDMKEMLFLKFDLDKDTNIGVDEYYEVVRRQPMLLECFGRVFPPNPQMEVLALCANVMSWFDDSPNPRIMVKPDGGKTS; from the exons ATGAAGGACCTGGACGGCTCCTTGGACACTCTGGAGAATGCCCGCTTCAACTACGTGTATATGAAGGACATTGCTCGCCTGGCAAAGGACTCCATCTTCTCGCATAACGAGCTGATTAGCATCGTAATGCTCTATCATAAGTTTGTGCTGGTCAATGGGCCGAGAGCAAGGTACATGACCATTCAGCAACTCTCTGCGCTGATGGAGCTCTTGTTTGAGATCGTGGATCGGGACCTCATTGCGACCATTGTGTATAGAATAGCGCATACACCGGGCTCCAGGCCTCCTGACTTCTTTTCCGACAAACATATTCATTTGGAGTCCTTTGTGCGGCTTTTCACCGTATACTTCACCAAAGATCTTCAGCTGAAAATGGAATTCGCATTCTCG GTCTACGATAAGAGCGATTCCAAGCAGTTGAATGGCGAGCAAGTAGGGTTCTTCGTCGGCAAGTTCTTTGAGAGCGAGGATGAAGACGAATCCATTGAGCTGCGCTTG GACATGAAGGAGATGCTGTTCCTCAAATTCGACCTGGACAAGGATACCAACATTGGGGTGGATGAGTACTACGAGGTGGTCCGCCGACAGCCCATGCTGCTGGAGTGCTTTGGTCGCGTGTTTCCCCCGAATCCCCAGATGGAGGTCCTTGCGCTGTGCGCCAATGTAATGTCTTGGTTTGACGATTCGCCCAATCCCAGGATTATGGTAAAACCAGACGGCGGGAAGACCAGCTAG
- the LOC6736098 gene encoding S-adenosylmethionine sensor upstream of mTORC1 isoform X1 — protein MATEEHQRLASIVKSCHESLRQLTKEFGATAAWQEHTSPRNAKQLAEYAKAMKQLAAIWETNDGKVELQARSRIKWAIDYITKYFFTEGIYLQKRQREQRLLESYRAEGKLGEVQCRLMEEPPDRLHVLDVGSCFNPFSSAPHLEVTALDLCPATEDVLQADFLKVDVVPGIGEPELEEGSVRRLPANHYECVIFSLLLEYMPSAEQRLQCCLQAYDLLLPEGILVLITPDSQHVGKNAHLMKNWRYSLARIGLLRVRFEKLPHISCMVFRKAISRELSQHWASIHREEGMCEEIRIPQDDS, from the coding sequence ATGGCCACGGAAGAGCACCAGCGCCTGGCCAGCATCGTGAAGAGCTGCCACGAAAGCCTGCGCCAGCTGACTAAGGAGTTTGGCGCCACAGCGGCCTGGCAGGAGCACACGAGTCCCAGGAACGCCAAGCAACTGGCGGAGTACGCCAAGGCGATGAAGCAACTGGCGGCCATATGGGAGACCAACGATGGGAAGGTGGAGCTGCAGGCGCGCAGCCGCATCAAGTGGGCCATCGACTACATCACCAAGTACTTCTTTACCGAGGGCATATACTTGCAGAAGCGCCAGCGTGAGCAGCGCCTCCTGGAATCCTACAGAGCCGAGGGAAAACTGGGCGAGGTGCAGTGCAGGCTGATGGAGGAGCCGCCGGACAGGCTGCACGTGCTGGATGTGGGCAGTTGCTTCAATCCCTTTTCCAGTGCTCCGCACTTGGAGGTGACCGCCCTGGACTTGTGTCCCGCCACCGAAGATGTGCTGCAGGCGGATTTCCTCAAAGTGGATGTGGTACCCGGAATAGGAGAACCTGAGCTGGAGGAGGGCAGCGTAAGAAGGCTACCAGCAAACCACTACGAGTGCGTTATTTTCAGTTTGCTACTGGAGTACATGCCCAGCGCCGAGCAGAGACTGCAGTGCTGCCTCCAGGCCTACGACCTGCTGCTGCCCGAGGGCATCCTCGTGCTCATCACACCGGACTCCCAACATGTTGGCAAGAACGCCCACCTCATGAAAAACTGGCGCTACTCCCTGGCCAGGATTGGACTGCTGCGGGTACGCTTCGAGAAGCTGCCGCACATATCGTGCATGGTGTTCCGCAAGGCCATCAGCCGGGAGCTCTCACAGCACTGGGCGAGCATTCACCGGGAGGAGGGGATGTGCGAGGAAATTCGGATACCGCAGGACGATAGCTAG
- the LOC6736098 gene encoding S-adenosylmethionine sensor upstream of mTORC1 isoform X2: MGDQRWEGGAAGAQPHQKRQREQRLLESYRAEGKLGEVQCRLMEEPPDRLHVLDVGSCFNPFSSAPHLEVTALDLCPATEDVLQADFLKVDVVPGIGEPELEEGSVRRLPANHYECVIFSLLLEYMPSAEQRLQCCLQAYDLLLPEGILVLITPDSQHVGKNAHLMKNWRYSLARIGLLRVRFEKLPHISCMVFRKAISRELSQHWASIHREEGMCEEIRIPQDDS, from the exons ATGGGAGACCAACGATGGGAAGGTGGAGCTGCAGGCGCGCAGCCGCATCAA AAGCGCCAGCGTGAGCAGCGCCTCCTGGAATCCTACAGAGCCGAGGGAAAACTGGGCGAGGTGCAGTGCAGGCTGATGGAGGAGCCGCCGGACAGGCTGCACGTGCTGGATGTGGGCAGTTGCTTCAATCCCTTTTCCAGTGCTCCGCACTTGGAGGTGACCGCCCTGGACTTGTGTCCCGCCACCGAAGATGTGCTGCAGGCGGATTTCCTCAAAGTGGATGTGGTACCCGGAATAGGAGAACCTGAGCTGGAGGAGGGCAGCGTAAGAAGGCTACCAGCAAACCACTACGAGTGCGTTATTTTCAGTTTGCTACTGGAGTACATGCCCAGCGCCGAGCAGAGACTGCAGTGCTGCCTCCAGGCCTACGACCTGCTGCTGCCCGAGGGCATCCTCGTGCTCATCACACCGGACTCCCAACATGTTGGCAAGAACGCCCACCTCATGAAAAACTGGCGCTACTCCCTGGCCAGGATTGGACTGCTGCGGGTACGCTTCGAGAAGCTGCCGCACATATCGTGCATGGTGTTCCGCAAGGCCATCAGCCGGGAGCTCTCACAGCACTGGGCGAGCATTCACCGGGAGGAGGGGATGTGCGAGGAAATTCGGATACCGCAGGACGATAGCTAG
- the LOC6736099 gene encoding transcription factor grauzone encodes MTVCVLCLASTNAGYGLQSEEGVRLNIRATIHKHFAFSEVLTAGDEAEVCRECWDCVSSFEEFHQRVSCLHRQRSSDSKSEPIEFCGQTEEAIINPLYSVELDALAEAFFAPSDVKVEVNELEPLPKVELLEDPVKTEIRTAPKRLGVPNEGSPHSKRRIKNELPVDSDSDAPLADFLNSDSKRSSVGPAENSEANKGRPLRRSARRGRPPKAKPESPPSPKKELDSDDGEENDRDNNDMEFAAPEAVLGTDDSSSSSSESSGEDSDQSLPDIEPEERYAEIPKRVVVKPKKYRKREKPLVPPVRLSREEIERRKLQQDEYDEIILQFFKKFPCSLCNLLVQNFADMRRHQRVSHNIESGYMECCGRKFHLRKALAEHVLVHKNPDHFMCSQCGRVFQDSRALEVHEQTHINPEVKAEPKEKRVYQCEKCPKSFTTKAAIEYHDVSKHVPKSEFKYSCPECNKKIPTERKLKEHLRYMHDPEAAIICDKCGKTLRSQTNLKKHHELEHSEKPRPKPDPVQCEICGTWLRHLSGLKQHMNTVHEPPGDEHRCHICNKTSTNSRALKRHIYHNHLCERKFKCGMCEKAFKRPQDLREHTSTHTGEVLYTCPNCPMTFFSNANMYKHRQRLHRAEWEADRKKPLPPNIMKISQGATTAMKKRQASGALFPQSEQKQ; translated from the exons ATGACTGTCTGTGTGCTCTGCCTGGCCAGTACCAATGCTGGCTACGGCCTACAATCCGAGGAAGGCGTCCGTCTGAACATTAGGGCGACCATCCACAAGCACTTTGCGTTCTCCGAG GTTCTTACGGCTGGCGATGAGGCGGAGGTCTGTCGGGAGTGCTGGGACTGCGTTAGCAGCTTCGAGGAGTTTCACCAGCGCGTTTCCTGCCTGCACCGGCAGCGAAGCAGCGATTCCAAAAGCGAACCCATCGAATTTTGCGGACAGACAGAGGAGGCCATCATTAATCCGCTATATTCTGTGGAGTTGGACGCATTGGCGGAGGCCTTTTTTGCGCCCAGTGACGTCAAGGTGGAGGTGAACGAACTGGAACCCCTGCCCAAGGTGGAACTCTTGGAAGACCCAGTTAAAACGGAAATCAGAACAGCTCCGAAACGGTTGGGTGTCCCAAACGAGGGCTCACCACACTCGAAGCGGCGCATTAAAAACGAGCTGCCAGTGGACAGTGACTCGGATGCACCTCTGGCAGATTTTTTAAACTCGGATTCAAAGAGAAGCTCAGTTGGACCCGCAGAGAACAGCGAAGCGAACAAGGGACGCCCGCTACGAAGGAGTGCAAGAAGAGGACGGCCGCCCAAAGCTAAGCCGGAATCGCCTCCTTCCCCAAAAAAGGAACTGGACTCCGATGATGGCGAAGAAAATGACAGAGACAACAATGACATGGAGTTTGCGGCACCCGAGGCTGTCTTGGGCACGGACGACAGCTCCAGTTCCTCTAGCGAGAGCAGTGGAGAGGATTCCGACCAAAGCCTGCCGGACATAGAGCCGGAGGAACGTTACGCCGAGATTCCCAAGCGGGTTGTGGTAAAACCTAAGAAGTACCGAAAACGGGAAAAGCCATTGGTTCCACCCGTTCGTCTGAGTCGCGAGGAGATTGAGCGGAGAAAGCTCCAGCAAGACGAGTACGATGAGATTATCCTGCAGTTCTTCAAAAAGTTTCCGTGCTCTCTGTGCAATCTGCTGGTGCAGAACTTTGCGGACATGCGACGCCATCAACGCGTTTCCCACAACATCGAATCTGGCTACATGGAATGCTGCGGGAGAAAGTTCCACCTGCGCAAGGCTTTGGCCGAGCACGTCTTGGTCCACAAGAACCCAGATCACTTTATGTGCTCTCAGTGCGGGCGTGTGTTCCAGGACTCCCGCGCCCTGGAGGTCCACGAACAGACGCACATAAACCCGGAGGTCAAGGCGGAGCCGAAGGAGAAGCGGGTCTACCAGTGCGAGAAGTGCCCCAAGAGCTTCACCACCAAGGCGGCCATAGAGTATCATGACGTTTCCAAGCATGTCCCCAAATCCGAGTTCAAATACTCTTGTCCGGAGTGCAACAAGAA GATTCCTACGGAACGCAAACTGAAAGAGCACTTGCGTTACATGCACGACCCGGAAGCGGCCATCATCTGCGATAAGTGTGGCAAGACGCTGCGCTCACAAACGAATCTCAAAAAGCATCACGAGCTGGAACATTCCGAGAAACCGCGCCCAAAACCCGATCCCGTGCAGTGCGAGATTTGCGGCACCTGGCTGCGCCACTTGTCCGGACTTAAGCAGCACATGAACACGGTGCACGAGCCGCCGGGAGACGAGCACCGCTGTCACATCTGCAACAAGACATCCACCAATTCCCGAGCCCTGAAGCGCCACATCTACCACAACCACCTCTGTGAGCGAAAGTTCAAGTGCGGGATGTGCGAAAAGGCATTTAAGCGTCCACAGGATCTGAGG GAGCACACATCAACCCACACCGGCGAGGTGCTGTACACCTGTCCCAACTGCCCCATGACGTTCTTTTCCAACGCCAACATGTACAAGCACCGCCAGCGGCTCCACCGAGCCGAGTGGGAGGCGGATCGCAAGAAGCCGCTGCCGCCGAACATCATGAAGATTTCGCAGGGCGCCACCACAGCGATGAAGAAGCGCCAGGCCAGCGGCGCGCTGTTCCCACAGTCGGAACAGAAGCAATAG
- the LOC6736101 gene encoding uncharacterized protein LOC6736101, protein MSKANKNKNPKRASLKKQPWHKRGSTSVMASNILLQLAAEDPQKDACPSHTIAAQETSTSNTKMSAQAVRRKGFKKVRGPKPKNAPKRLKRNAMQKKALNREIVSKFLSSIKKKYAVHKNRHIKRRLDFRSKESPAKKNDLPKPKFYNLKKNDSEDEGEIVTELDSSDDDDCVLLDTSNESIRILDDEDDEPSTSDQLLKQIIMDCNGEAALRITPKTENPVLYSTIGKQNSSDSIINLDDTFEAVPSLIVDSNDSVILIEDTSGEDFIPIPSYSQQLREGKKQKSARLAKTPNRKTARINDSFFTTEEKKKLGDYNTNTFNPTEEAGETSNKPKTNKRFIIIDGSNVAFAHGNSNIFSSEGIKYCLQYFEKMGHQAKAVIPMFRKNNFKSSNPELLDKLHKEGKIVFTPCKNIPGQMSSSYDDRFILQLAYEKNAAVVSNDNYRDLINENPAFKLIVENRVLGYSWCDNIFILPKDPYGRWGPTLDEILRC, encoded by the exons ATGAGCAAAGCTAATAAGAACAAGAATCCCAAGAGGGCCAGTCTGAAGAAGCAACCTTGGCACAAGCGCGGATCAACCTCTGTAATGGCCTCAAATATCTTGTTGCAGCTGGCGGCCGAGGATCCCCAAAAGGACGCTTGTCCTAGTCACACG ATCGCAGCACAAGAAACCTCCACCTCAAACACGAAAATGTCCGCGCAAGCCGTAAGGCGCAAGGGCTTCAAAAAGGTTCGAGGCCCTAAGCCAAAG AACGCACCGAAAAGACTAAAGCGCAATGCAATGCAGAAGAAGGCACTTAATCGAGAAATTGTATCCAAGTTCCTAAgctctattaaaaaaaagtatgcaGTGCATAAGAATCGTCACATCAAGCGCAGGTTGGACTTCCGCAGTAAGGAATCGCCAGCAAAGAAAAACGACCTGCCCAAGCCGAAGTTCTACAATCTGAAGAAG AATGACAGTGAAGACGAAGGAGAAATCGTCACAGAGTTGGACAGCAGCGATGATGACGACTGCGTGTTGCTGGATACTTCGAACGAATCCATTAGGATTCTAGATGACGAGGATGATGAGCCCAGCACCAGTGACCAGCTACTGAAACAGATAATTATGGATTGCAATGGCGAGGCCGCTTTGCGTATAACGCCGAAAACGGAAAACCCAGTTTTGTACTCCACTATCGGAAAACAGAATTCTTCAGATTCCATCATCAACTTGGACGATACCTTCGAAGCAGTCCCAAGTCTAATTGTTGACAGCAACGACTCTGTTATATTAATTGAAGACACTTCCGGAGAAGATTTCATCCCGATCCCATCGTACTCGCAGCAATTGCGGGAGGGAAAGAAGCAGAAAAGTGCTAGGCTTGCGAAAACGCCCAATAGGAAGACTGCGCGAATTAATGACAGCTTCTTCACCACTGAAGAAAAGAAGAAGCTCGGAGACTATAACACCAACACATTTAATCCCACTGAGGAAGCAGGAGAGACGAGTAATAAGCCGAAaacgaataagaggtttattaTCATCGATGGTAGCAATGTCGCCTTTGC CCATGGGAActcaaacatattttcatcGGAGGGAATAAAGTATTGCTTGCAGTATTTCGAGAAAATGGGTCACCAAGCTAAGGCTGTGATTCCAATGTTCAGGAAAAACAACTTCAAGTCTTCGAATCCCGAGCTTCTCGATAAGCTGCACAAGGAAGGCAAGATTGTGTTTACGCCGTGCAAAAACATTCCCGGTCAAATGTCGTCTAGCTACGATGATCG tttcattttgcAGCTGGCATACGAAAAGAATGCTGCCGTGGTTTCCAACGACAACTACAGAGACCTGATTAATGAAAATcctgcatttaaattgatcGTTGAGAATCGAGTCCTTGGTTACTCCTGGTGCGACAACATATTCATTTTACCCAAGGATCCTTACGGCCGCTGGGGACCTACGCTCGACGAAATTTTGAGGTGCTAA
- the LOC6736100 gene encoding uncharacterized protein LOC6736100, translating to MEKIWKKVCEHHDVPEQVANEWFARIQQHLSSEDPARAYHNWEEMMRRKEPHLAGVANPNIVLAAFFQYYHFDGNRSCAEKNCEVFEEFCNDAVIEDDHAKSLVCNLLGRKTPENQLTWCHDDEANLLQDVDLVVLAASPEEYKHYTTLLRSEYANLDDATYKAMRIKVLETLLMIPSIYATGDYHDKYEELARANIRNEISELKKQ from the exons ATGGAGAAGATCTGGAAGAAGGTGTGCGAGCACCACGATGTGCCCGAGCAGGTGGCCAACGAGTGGTTCGCCCGCATCCAGCAGCACCTGAGCTCCGAGGATCCCGCTCGCGCCTACCACAATTGGGAGGAGATGATGCGGCGCAAGGAGCCGCACCTGGCGGGCGTGGCCAATCCCAACATTGTGCTGGCCGCCTTCTTCCAGTACTACCACTTCGATGGCAACCGCAGCTGTGCGGAGAAGAACTGCGAGGTCTTTGAGGAGTTTTGCAACGATGCCGTCATCGAGGAT GACCATGCAAAAAGCCTGGTATGTAATTTGCTGGGGAGAAAGACCCCGGAGAACCAGTTGACTTGGTGCCATGACGACGAGGCCAACTTGCTGCAGGACGTAGACCTGGTGGTCCTAGC TGCTTCGCCGGAGGAGTACAAGCACTATACAACTCTCCTTCGCTCGGAGTACGCCAATCTCGACGATGCCACCTACAAGGCCATGCGCATCAAGGTGCTGGAGACCCTGCTGATGATTCCCTCCATCTACGCCACTGGAGACTACCACGACAAGTACGAAGAGCTAGCCCGCGCCAACATACGCAACGAGATCAGCGAGCTGAAGAAGCAGTAA